From Hartmannibacter diazotrophicus, a single genomic window includes:
- a CDS encoding DUF1330 domain-containing protein: protein MSTYLINHLRIPGDVPNLSALDYLDQVEATVAPYGGKWLAMGPATVTEGTWPGAVVLMEFPSREQADNWYNSAAYQKILPLRVNSAISDIVLIDELPEGFTVKAYAADVRRQITGG, encoded by the coding sequence ATGTCGACCTACCTCATCAACCACCTTCGCATCCCGGGCGATGTGCCCAACCTTTCCGCCCTCGATTATCTGGATCAGGTCGAGGCGACGGTCGCGCCCTATGGCGGGAAGTGGCTGGCGATGGGACCGGCGACCGTCACGGAAGGCACCTGGCCGGGTGCGGTCGTGCTGATGGAGTTTCCGAGCCGGGAGCAGGCCGACAACTGGTACAACTCGGCAGCCTATCAGAAAATCCTCCCGCTCCGCGTGAATAGCGCGATCTCCGATATCGTGTTGATTGACGAGTTACCCGAGGGCTTCACCGTCAAGGCCTATGCAGCGGACGTTCGCCGCCAGATCACGGGCGGCTGA
- a CDS encoding alpha/beta hydrolase: MCSRPSTPPVKRKRNHDEQAHVLRRACRRRRCVSHLHPQQRREVYAGDGTQRGPRAWAVRGWIMQVVWRSRPIWYAASTEDRTINPDFERFMAKRMGARTIELKSSHLSLISHPDEITRLILEAAGHQA, encoded by the coding sequence ATGTGTTCTCGTCCATCGACACCGCCGGTCAAAAGGAAACGAAATCATGATGAACAGGCGCACGTTCTCCGCCGCGCTTGCCGCCGGCGCCGCTGCGTCTCTCATCTCCACCCGCAGCAACGCCGCGAGGTCTACGCCGGTGACGGCACGCAACGTGGTCCTCGTGCATGGGCTGTTCGCGGATGGATCATGCAGGTCGTCTGGCGTTCCAGGCCGATTTGGTATGCCGCCTCGACGGAAGATCGCACGATCAACCCGGATTTCGAACGCTTCATGGCCAAGCGCATGGGCGCCAGGACCATCGAACTGAAGTCCAGCCACCTGTCGCTGATCTCCCATCCCGACGAGATCACCCGCCTCATCCTTGAGGCTGCCGGACATCAAGCCTGA
- a CDS encoding heme-degrading domain-containing protein, producing MATALSIKDLEQQEADLVFKTFDEDTAIMIGMALVEAGKANKAPIVIDIRTPDRTLFHAALAGSAPDNDQWALRKSNFALRMHCSSMLGGRRLKEAGKTVGPELGLDLITYAAHGGSVPIRVAGVGVIGAITVSGLASAEDHSMVVAAMTAVLETLR from the coding sequence ATGGCCACAGCTTTGAGTATCAAGGACCTCGAACAGCAGGAAGCCGATCTGGTGTTCAAGACGTTCGACGAGGATACGGCGATCATGATCGGCATGGCGCTGGTCGAAGCAGGCAAGGCAAACAAGGCGCCGATCGTCATCGACATCCGGACGCCAGACCGCACCCTGTTTCACGCGGCCCTTGCCGGAAGCGCACCCGACAACGACCAATGGGCGCTGAGGAAGAGCAACTTCGCCCTGCGCATGCATTGTTCCTCCATGCTGGGAGGACGGCGGCTGAAGGAAGCGGGAAAGACGGTTGGCCCGGAACTCGGCCTCGACCTCATCACATACGCCGCCCACGGCGGCAGCGTTCCGATCCGTGTCGCCGGCGTCGGCGTCATCGGCGCGATCACCGTTTCCGGCCTTGCCTCGGCGGAGGATCACTCCATGGTCGTCGCTGCCATGACCGCCGTTCTGGAGACGCTTCGGTAG
- a CDS encoding oxidoreductase — translation MPELKVGLIGFGLAGSVFHAPLIASEPRFELAAVATSRTLPAEFARAETVADPLALIADPAIDLVVIASPNASHAPLARAALMAGKHVVVDKPFTIDVREADALIDLARLKERHLSVFQNRRWDGNFLTVRQLLDEGAIGEVRYCEIHYDRFRPELKAGWRETLIPGAGTLYNLGPHLLDQALCLFGKPRSVLADIAIQREGAEVDDYVHIVLDYGRLRVVLHASTLVPKEGPRLIAHGKSESLYQFGMDPQEPQLAAGLRPGQPGWGEAEDVSVVVGAGESERTMPVRPGAYECFYRAVAASILDGAPPPVTLDDAHTLMTMIEAARRSAVEGRKIALA, via the coding sequence GTGCCGGAACTCAAAGTCGGTCTCATCGGGTTCGGTCTTGCCGGCTCGGTCTTTCATGCGCCGCTCATTGCCAGCGAGCCGCGCTTCGAACTGGCGGCGGTGGCAACGTCACGCACGCTGCCGGCCGAATTCGCCAGGGCCGAGACCGTCGCCGATCCGCTGGCGCTCATCGCAGACCCGGCGATCGACCTCGTCGTCATCGCCTCGCCGAACGCCAGCCACGCTCCTCTGGCGCGTGCGGCCCTGATGGCCGGCAAGCATGTCGTCGTCGACAAGCCGTTCACCATCGACGTTCGCGAAGCGGACGCGCTCATCGATCTGGCGCGGCTGAAGGAGCGTCATCTCTCCGTGTTCCAGAACCGGCGCTGGGATGGAAATTTCCTCACCGTCCGGCAATTGCTGGACGAAGGCGCCATCGGCGAGGTTCGCTATTGCGAAATTCACTACGACCGGTTCCGTCCGGAACTCAAGGCCGGCTGGCGCGAGACCCTTATCCCGGGAGCAGGGACCCTCTACAATCTCGGTCCGCACCTGCTGGACCAGGCTTTGTGCCTGTTCGGCAAACCCCGTTCGGTGCTGGCCGACATCGCGATCCAGCGCGAGGGCGCCGAGGTCGACGACTATGTCCACATCGTCCTCGACTACGGCCGTCTTCGTGTCGTTCTGCATGCCTCCACGCTGGTGCCGAAAGAGGGGCCCCGACTGATCGCGCACGGCAAGAGTGAAAGCCTCTATCAGTTCGGCATGGACCCGCAGGAACCCCAGTTGGCTGCGGGGCTGCGGCCCGGACAGCCCGGATGGGGCGAGGCCGAGGACGTCTCGGTCGTTGTCGGCGCTGGCGAGAGCGAACGGACGATGCCCGTCAGGCCGGGCGCCTACGAATGCTTCTACCGCGCGGTGGCCGCGTCCATTCTCGATGGCGCTCCGCCGCCCGTCACGCTGGACGACGCGCATACCCTGATGACGATGATAGAAGCCGCGCGCCGCAGCGCGGTGGAGGGGCGCAAGATCGCACTCGCCTGA
- a CDS encoding MFS transporter: MEAGLVILALAVGSFAIGTGEFAIMGLLPTLAEGMGVTTAEAGHAISAYALGVVVGAPLIAVLSAKLPRKTLLLGLMAIFAVGNVASAFAPDFTSFTVLRFFSGLPHGAYFGVAALVAASMVTVDRRARAVGMVMLGLSVATLVGTPVATWAGQTFEWRILFDAVGILGALTACLIWLLLPKDDVPHDASPLRELGALKNSQVLLTLMIGAVGFGGLFAVFSYIAPTATGVAGLSESAVPMLMALFGAGMILGNTIGSRFADKALMATIFGVLVWSGAVGLLFYLTAANAVMISLMSFLVGGSVALGPALQTRLMDVAADAQTLAAALNHSAFNIANALGAWLGGMAIASGQGFASTGLVGAFLACAGILVFGVTLFDARRRAFAA, translated from the coding sequence ATGGAGGCGGGGCTCGTGATCCTGGCGCTTGCCGTCGGCAGTTTTGCCATCGGCACGGGCGAGTTCGCGATCATGGGCCTGTTGCCGACGCTTGCCGAAGGCATGGGGGTCACGACGGCCGAGGCAGGGCATGCCATCAGCGCCTATGCGCTCGGCGTCGTCGTCGGCGCTCCATTGATCGCCGTGCTCTCGGCCAAGCTTCCCCGCAAGACGCTGCTTCTCGGCCTGATGGCGATATTCGCCGTCGGCAATGTCGCAAGCGCTTTCGCGCCGGACTTCACGTCTTTCACCGTTCTGCGCTTCTTCAGCGGTCTGCCGCACGGCGCTTATTTCGGCGTCGCGGCGCTGGTGGCCGCCTCGATGGTCACGGTCGACCGACGTGCCCGGGCCGTCGGCATGGTCATGCTCGGGCTTTCCGTCGCAACCCTCGTCGGAACGCCCGTGGCAACCTGGGCCGGACAGACGTTCGAATGGCGCATTCTCTTCGACGCCGTCGGCATTCTGGGCGCCTTGACGGCGTGTCTCATCTGGCTCCTCCTGCCCAAGGACGACGTTCCGCACGACGCAAGCCCGCTGCGCGAGCTGGGTGCCCTCAAGAACTCCCAGGTTCTCCTGACACTGATGATCGGCGCTGTCGGGTTCGGCGGCCTCTTTGCCGTCTTCAGCTACATCGCGCCGACGGCAACCGGCGTTGCCGGCCTTTCGGAGAGCGCGGTTCCGATGCTCATGGCGCTGTTCGGCGCCGGCATGATCCTCGGCAACACGATCGGCTCGCGCTTTGCCGACAAGGCGTTGATGGCGACGATCTTCGGCGTCCTGGTCTGGAGCGGTGCGGTTGGCCTTCTCTTCTACCTGACCGCCGCAAATGCGGTCATGATCTCGCTGATGTCGTTTCTGGTCGGCGGCTCGGTGGCGCTCGGCCCTGCCCTGCAGACACGCCTGATGGACGTTGCCGCGGATGCACAGACGCTTGCCGCCGCGCTCAATCATTCGGCCTTCAACATCGCCAACGCCCTCGGCGCCTGGCTCGGCGGCATGGCCATCGCGTCAGGCCAGGGCTTCGCCTCGACGGGGCTCGTTGGCGCATTTCTGGCTTGCGCCGGCATTCTGGTTTTCGGCGTCACCCTTTTCGACGCTCGCCGCAGAGCCTTTGCCGCATGA
- a CDS encoding (2Fe-2S)-binding protein: protein MVAFTINGSPHTFDGDPEMPLLWFLRDVAGLTGTKFGCGEALCGACTVHLDGIAVRSCQTFMSDIDGTEVVTIEGLSPDGMHPVQKAWRDLNVAQCGYCQVGQIMQAASLLNDTPNPTDDDIDTAMSGNICRCGTYPRIRAAIKLAAAGE from the coding sequence ATGGTTGCATTCACCATCAATGGATCACCTCACACATTCGACGGCGATCCGGAAATGCCGTTGCTCTGGTTCCTTCGCGACGTGGCGGGCCTGACGGGGACGAAGTTCGGATGCGGCGAGGCGCTGTGTGGCGCGTGCACCGTCCATCTCGACGGGATTGCGGTCCGTTCCTGCCAGACCTTCATGAGCGATATCGACGGTACGGAGGTCGTGACCATCGAAGGTCTCTCCCCCGATGGCATGCACCCCGTCCAGAAGGCATGGCGGGATCTGAATGTCGCCCAATGCGGCTACTGCCAGGTCGGCCAGATCATGCAGGCGGCCTCCCTTCTCAATGATACGCCGAACCCCACCGACGACGACATCGACACGGCGATGAGCGGCAACATCTGCCGTTGCGGGACCTATCCCCGCATCCGCGCCGCCATCAAGCTCGCAGCCGCGGGGGAATGA
- a CDS encoding xanthine dehydrogenase family protein molybdopterin-binding subunit, whose translation MTINVTEQPASGVLNISRRSALLGLAAGTFVLAARIRPVQAQEEPPKYGGDGMPGGLKDDPHVFLSIADDGSVTLLCNRAEMGQGVRTGWLAVIADELEADIARVTVHQAPGNEALYGNQNTDGSRSMRQHFGALRRIGAAARQMLEQEAAAQWGVDVKEVKAENHEIVHEASGRRLGFGALAKGASARPIPAREALVFKDPADFRYIGNEKGSTVDNFDITTGRGVYGIDAKVDGMAFAVVARPPTLGGKVKSYDASETLKVPGVLKVVPIDAPDLPSAFNPLGGIGVVAENTFAAIKGRSLLQIDWDLGPNGTYDSAGYRKMLEEATTKEAQVVRNDGDAYAALEKAAKRVEATYYMPHQAQAPMEPPTATARVTSESCEVWCSVQAPEAIRGDLSKRFKMPLEKVTVHTLLLGGGFGRKSKPDFASEAAILSHAMEGRPVKLSFTREDDIHHSFFHTASVGRLEAGLDETGKPVAWLYRTAAPSITSIFAPNMVHEAAFELGMGVVDLPFDIPNFRVENPEAPAHTRIGWFRSVANLPHAFAVQSFISELAAEAGRDPKDYLLEVIGPDRIALADRWGEIWNYGEDPKLYPLDTARLRGVIERAASEADWGRELPAGHGRGIAAHRSFVSYAAVVVEVAMGENGAFTIPRVDIAFDCGAVVTPDRIRAQLEGAVIQGLSLAMLGEISFKDGRVEQSNFDTYEVLRINAAPKEIRTHLIGGSYDKPLGGVGEPGMPPVAPALTNAIFAASGKRIRSLPIRDQLA comes from the coding sequence ATGACGATCAACGTGACTGAACAGCCGGCTTCCGGCGTCTTGAACATCAGCCGCCGCTCGGCGCTTCTGGGCCTGGCCGCGGGAACCTTCGTACTCGCGGCGCGCATCCGGCCGGTGCAGGCCCAGGAAGAGCCGCCGAAATACGGTGGCGACGGCATGCCGGGAGGTCTCAAGGACGATCCGCATGTCTTCTTGTCGATCGCGGACGACGGCTCGGTGACGCTGCTTTGCAATCGCGCCGAGATGGGGCAGGGCGTGCGCACGGGCTGGCTGGCCGTGATTGCCGATGAGCTGGAAGCCGACATCGCGCGCGTCACGGTGCATCAGGCGCCGGGCAACGAGGCGCTCTACGGCAACCAGAATACCGACGGTTCGCGCAGCATGCGCCAGCATTTCGGCGCGCTGAGGCGCATTGGTGCGGCGGCCCGGCAGATGCTCGAACAGGAAGCGGCGGCGCAGTGGGGCGTCGACGTCAAGGAGGTCAAGGCCGAGAACCATGAGATCGTCCACGAGGCGAGCGGCCGGCGCCTCGGCTTCGGCGCACTTGCCAAGGGCGCGTCCGCCCGACCGATCCCGGCACGCGAGGCGCTGGTCTTCAAGGACCCGGCCGATTTCCGCTACATCGGCAATGAAAAGGGCTCGACCGTCGACAATTTCGACATCACGACCGGCAGGGGTGTCTATGGCATCGATGCCAAGGTCGACGGCATGGCGTTCGCCGTGGTCGCCCGACCGCCGACATTGGGTGGCAAGGTCAAGAGCTATGACGCCAGCGAAACGCTGAAGGTTCCCGGTGTCCTGAAGGTCGTGCCGATCGATGCGCCGGACCTTCCGTCCGCCTTCAACCCTCTCGGTGGCATCGGTGTCGTCGCCGAGAACACCTTCGCGGCCATCAAGGGCCGCTCGCTGCTGCAGATCGACTGGGATCTCGGACCCAACGGAACCTACGACTCCGCCGGGTACCGCAAGATGCTCGAAGAGGCGACGACGAAAGAGGCCCAGGTCGTCCGCAATGACGGCGATGCCTACGCCGCGCTCGAAAAGGCGGCAAAGCGCGTCGAGGCGACCTATTACATGCCGCACCAGGCACAGGCTCCCATGGAGCCGCCGACCGCGACGGCGCGTGTGACGAGCGAGAGCTGCGAAGTCTGGTGCAGCGTTCAGGCACCGGAAGCCATTCGCGGGGACCTGTCCAAGCGGTTCAAGATGCCGCTCGAAAAGGTCACCGTGCATACGTTGCTGCTCGGCGGCGGCTTTGGCCGCAAGTCGAAGCCGGATTTCGCCAGTGAGGCCGCGATCCTGTCCCATGCGATGGAGGGACGGCCGGTGAAACTGTCCTTCACCCGCGAGGACGACATCCATCACAGCTTCTTCCACACGGCCTCGGTCGGACGGCTGGAAGCCGGGCTTGACGAGACGGGCAAGCCGGTCGCCTGGCTGTACCGCACGGCGGCGCCTTCGATCACTTCGATCTTCGCGCCCAACATGGTTCATGAAGCCGCGTTCGAACTCGGCATGGGCGTTGTCGATCTGCCGTTCGACATCCCCAATTTCCGCGTCGAGAACCCTGAAGCACCGGCGCATACCCGCATCGGCTGGTTCCGGTCGGTCGCCAATCTGCCCCATGCATTCGCCGTCCAGAGTTTTATTTCGGAGCTCGCCGCGGAGGCCGGGCGCGACCCGAAGGACTATCTTCTGGAAGTGATCGGCCCGGACCGCATCGCGCTGGCGGATCGCTGGGGCGAAATCTGGAACTACGGCGAGGATCCCAAGCTCTACCCGCTTGATACCGCGCGCCTGCGCGGCGTGATCGAGCGGGCGGCGAGCGAAGCGGACTGGGGCAGGGAACTGCCGGCAGGTCACGGGCGCGGCATTGCCGCGCACCGCAGCTTCGTCAGCTATGCGGCGGTGGTGGTCGAGGTGGCGATGGGCGAGAATGGTGCTTTCACCATCCCGCGCGTCGACATCGCCTTCGACTGCGGCGCTGTCGTGACGCCGGACCGGATTCGGGCCCAGCTCGAGGGTGCTGTCATTCAGGGCCTCAGCCTTGCGATGCTCGGCGAGATTTCCTTCAAGGACGGCCGTGTCGAGCAGTCGAACTTCGACACATATGAGGTGCTGCGCATCAACGCCGCGCCGAAGGAGATTCGCACCCATCTCATCGGCGGTTCCTACGACAAGCCGCTTGGCGGTGTCGGCGAGCCCGGCATGCCGCCGGTCGCGCCGGCGCTGACCAATGCGATCTTTGCCGCAAGCGGCAAGCGCATCAGGTCGCTGCCGATCCGCGACCAGCTGGCGTAG
- a CDS encoding Gfo/Idh/MocA family protein, with protein sequence MSKTRIRVGMVGGGGTAFMGTVHRIALRFDDRYELVAGALGSNPDKSRADAATLGIAPDRAYGSWQEMMEKEAARADRMDAVIVVTPNFLHFPVAEAALKAGFHVICEKPMTTTLDEARALAALVEMSGKGFFLTHTYTGYPMIRQAREMVAAGEIGTLRRVEAEYLQDWLAEPVEKTGAEGAVWRTDPAKAGAGAIGDIGTHAYNLAAFITGEEPTHLLAELSSFVSGRKVDDDAMILLRYGSGAKGAILASQVLTGNGNNLSLRVYGDKGGLEWWQERPEELWFTRLGAPRQLLRRNGAGSTAAAIDGSRVPAAHPEGYLEAFANIYRDAADAMDNPALTVPVPSVVDGVRGLAFISACLASSGQGASWVPIEN encoded by the coding sequence ATGAGCAAGACCCGTATCCGTGTCGGCATGGTCGGCGGCGGCGGCACGGCCTTCATGGGCACCGTCCACCGCATAGCCCTTCGCTTCGACGACCGCTACGAGCTCGTTGCCGGCGCGCTTGGCTCCAATCCGGACAAGAGCCGCGCCGACGCCGCGACGCTCGGCATCGCGCCGGACCGCGCCTACGGCAGCTGGCAGGAGATGATGGAGAAGGAAGCCGCGCGCGCCGACCGCATGGACGCGGTGATCGTCGTCACGCCGAACTTCCTGCATTTTCCGGTCGCCGAGGCCGCCCTTAAGGCCGGCTTCCACGTCATCTGCGAAAAGCCGATGACGACGACACTGGACGAAGCCCGCGCGCTCGCCGCCCTCGTGGAGATGAGCGGCAAGGGCTTCTTCCTGACCCACACCTATACCGGCTATCCAATGATCCGGCAGGCCCGCGAGATGGTCGCCGCCGGCGAAATCGGAACCCTTCGCCGCGTCGAGGCGGAATACCTGCAGGACTGGCTGGCCGAGCCCGTCGAGAAGACCGGCGCGGAGGGCGCCGTCTGGCGCACGGACCCCGCCAAGGCCGGCGCGGGCGCCATCGGCGACATCGGCACCCATGCCTACAACCTGGCGGCCTTCATCACGGGCGAGGAGCCGACGCATCTGCTGGCGGAACTGAGTTCCTTCGTTTCCGGCCGCAAGGTCGACGACGACGCCATGATCCTGCTGCGCTACGGCTCGGGCGCCAAGGGCGCCATTCTCGCCAGCCAGGTGCTGACCGGCAACGGCAACAATCTGTCCCTGCGCGTCTACGGCGACAAGGGCGGTCTGGAATGGTGGCAGGAGCGGCCGGAGGAGTTGTGGTTCACCCGGCTCGGCGCGCCGCGCCAGCTTCTGCGGCGGAACGGGGCCGGTTCGACGGCGGCCGCCATCGACGGCAGCCGCGTGCCGGCGGCCCATCCAGAAGGGTATCTGGAAGCCTTCGCCAACATCTACCGGGATGCGGCCGACGCGATGGACAACCCGGCGCTGACCGTCCCGGTCCCCAGCGTGGTTGACGGTGTGCGCGGCCTTGCCTTCATCTCCGCATGCCTTGCCTCGTCCGGGCAAGGCGCAAGCTGGGTCCCGATCGAAAACTGA
- a CDS encoding sugar phosphate isomerase/epimerase family protein, with product MRTLKGPGLFLAQFVGDKPPFDTLDGMAKWAAGLGYVGLQLPTTAGLFDLEQAATSKTYADDLKGGLAEIGIAITELSTHLQGQLVAVHPAYDGLFDGFAPEAVRGQPQARTEWAIRELKLAAKASRNLGLDAHATFSGALAWPYVYPWPQRPAGLVEEAFAELARRWRPILDAFEDAGVDACFELHPGEDLHDGVTFERFLDAVDNHPRAAILYDPSHFVLQALDYLDFLDIYHERVKAFHVKDAELRPTGRSGVYGGYQGWVDRPGRFRSLGDGMVDFSAIFSKMAQYDYAGWAVLEWECALKHSEDGAREGAPFIRDHIIRVTDHAFDDFASSGTDAAANRRLLGID from the coding sequence ATGAGGACTCTTAAGGGACCGGGCCTTTTCCTGGCACAGTTCGTCGGCGACAAGCCTCCCTTCGACACTCTCGACGGCATGGCGAAATGGGCGGCCGGCCTCGGTTATGTCGGCCTGCAGCTGCCGACCACGGCCGGCCTCTTCGACCTTGAACAGGCCGCCACATCGAAGACCTATGCGGACGACCTGAAGGGCGGCCTTGCGGAGATCGGCATCGCGATCACCGAGCTTTCCACCCATCTTCAGGGCCAGCTCGTCGCCGTCCATCCGGCCTACGACGGCCTCTTCGACGGGTTCGCCCCGGAAGCGGTGCGCGGGCAGCCGCAGGCGCGGACGGAATGGGCGATCCGCGAGTTGAAGCTCGCCGCGAAAGCGTCCCGGAACCTCGGTCTCGACGCCCATGCGACCTTTTCCGGCGCGCTGGCCTGGCCTTATGTCTATCCTTGGCCGCAGCGTCCGGCAGGTCTTGTGGAAGAGGCCTTCGCCGAGCTTGCCCGCCGGTGGCGACCGATCCTCGATGCCTTCGAGGACGCAGGCGTCGACGCCTGCTTCGAGCTACATCCGGGCGAGGACCTTCATGACGGCGTCACCTTCGAGCGCTTCCTCGATGCCGTGGACAACCATCCGCGCGCCGCGATCCTCTACGATCCCTCGCATTTCGTGCTGCAGGCGCTCGACTATCTCGACTTCCTCGACATCTACCACGAGCGCGTGAAGGCCTTTCACGTCAAGGACGCCGAGCTTCGCCCGACCGGCCGCTCGGGCGTCTACGGCGGCTATCAGGGCTGGGTCGACCGCCCCGGCCGCTTCCGCTCGCTCGGCGACGGTATGGTCGATTTTTCGGCCATCTTCTCCAAGATGGCGCAATACGACTATGCGGGCTGGGCTGTGCTCGAATGGGAATGCGCACTGAAGCATTCGGAAGACGGCGCACGCGAGGGCGCTCCCTTCATTCGCGACCACATCATCCGCGTCACCGACCATGCCTTCGACGACTTTGCCAGCAGCGGCACGGACGCCGCCGCGAACCGCCGCCTGCTCGGCATCGACTGA
- a CDS encoding LacI family DNA-binding transcriptional regulator, with product MTMTQKPNIRDVAKLAGVSTATVSRTLAQPAMVKEETRRRVMSAVEAMGFVPNSSARVLRTQTSKTVILLVRDISNPFYLDIYKGVEEAAFEAGYKVLMGDARDDDVRIEHYIDTVRERHADGMILMIGHLPEKLITGAAKLPPIVVALEAIENLELPTVRVDNVAAARKAVRHLVDLGHRRIAHITGPLDEYLGKARLEGYRRALEEAGIAFDPDLVLAGDFSLVVGHNQTERLLDRRIPFTAIFAASDQMAIGAVTALRSRSLTIPDNVSVVGFDDTLMASMIDPALTTIHQPRREIGRAAMGLMIERLTKAGTPADRCFPTELVVRGSTGPCAATVSP from the coding sequence CTGACGATGACCCAAAAGCCCAACATCCGCGATGTCGCAAAGCTCGCCGGCGTTTCCACCGCCACGGTGTCGCGCACGCTGGCGCAGCCCGCGATGGTGAAGGAAGAAACCCGGCGCAGGGTGATGAGCGCGGTCGAGGCCATGGGTTTCGTGCCCAACAGCAGCGCGCGGGTGCTGCGCACGCAGACCAGCAAGACGGTCATCCTGCTCGTCAGGGACATCTCCAACCCCTTCTACCTCGACATCTACAAGGGCGTGGAGGAAGCCGCCTTCGAGGCCGGCTACAAGGTGCTGATGGGCGATGCGCGGGACGATGACGTCCGCATCGAGCATTACATCGATACCGTCCGCGAGCGTCATGCCGACGGCATGATCCTGATGATCGGCCATCTGCCGGAAAAGCTGATCACGGGCGCGGCCAAGTTGCCTCCCATCGTCGTCGCCCTCGAGGCGATCGAGAATCTGGAGCTGCCGACCGTGCGCGTCGACAATGTCGCCGCGGCACGCAAGGCCGTGCGTCATCTGGTCGACCTCGGGCACAGGCGCATCGCCCACATCACCGGGCCGCTCGACGAATATCTCGGCAAGGCGCGTCTGGAAGGCTATCGGCGGGCCCTCGAAGAAGCCGGCATCGCCTTCGATCCGGACCTCGTTCTTGCCGGCGACTTCAGCCTGGTGGTCGGCCACAACCAGACCGAACGCCTGCTCGATCGTCGCATCCCCTTCACCGCCATTTTCGCGGCAAGCGACCAGATGGCCATCGGCGCGGTGACCGCCCTTCGAAGCCGCAGCCTCACCATCCCCGACAATGTCTCCGTCGTCGGCTTCGACGACACGCTGATGGCCTCGATGATCGATCCGGCGCTGACGACCATCCATCAGCCACGCCGGGAAATCGGCCGGGCCGCCATGGGCCTGATGATCGAGCGGCTGACGAAGGCCGGCACGCCGGCGGATCGGTGCTTTCCGACGGAACTCGTCGTTCGAGGTTCGACGGGTCCGTGCGCGGCGACCGTCTCGCCCTAG
- a CDS encoding ABC transporter permease — protein MAIVVMLAVGELLSPGFARGDQIMRLLTVAALLGIAAAGQNLVILAGGEGIDLSIGAMISFGAVIAGNVMNGNDAAIAQAIFAATSVTFLIGLVNGIGVTVVRIPPLVMTLGMMTVIQGGLVVFSQGIPSGNAAPSLMQFINQPALFGLPGILFAWAALTVVMIFVLRRTAFGFAIYAIGANPRAARLVGLPVGVIRTLVFALSGALGGLTGVLVIGYTGNSFISVGDQYMLPTIIAVVIGGTSLAGGTGGYIGTVAGAIALVLLQSLLITLHLESWGRQLIFGGTLLLLLTLYGRQRALRA, from the coding sequence ATGGCGATCGTCGTGATGCTGGCCGTGGGCGAGTTGCTGTCGCCCGGCTTTGCCCGCGGCGACCAGATCATGCGCCTGTTGACGGTTGCGGCGCTTCTGGGGATTGCCGCCGCCGGCCAGAATCTGGTGATCCTTGCAGGCGGCGAAGGGATCGACCTTTCCATCGGCGCCATGATTTCCTTTGGTGCCGTCATTGCCGGCAATGTCATGAACGGCAACGATGCGGCCATTGCCCAGGCGATTTTCGCCGCGACGTCGGTGACCTTCCTCATCGGCCTTGTGAATGGCATCGGCGTCACCGTCGTGCGAATTCCCCCGCTCGTCATGACCCTTGGCATGATGACGGTCATTCAGGGCGGCCTCGTCGTCTTCTCGCAGGGCATTCCCTCGGGCAATGCCGCTCCCTCGCTGATGCAGTTCATCAACCAGCCAGCGCTTTTCGGCCTTCCGGGCATTCTCTTTGCCTGGGCGGCGCTGACGGTCGTCATGATCTTCGTGCTCCGCCGCACAGCCTTCGGCTTCGCCATCTACGCCATCGGCGCCAACCCCAGGGCCGCCCGGCTCGTCGGCCTGCCGGTCGGCGTCATCCGCACGCTGGTCTTCGCCCTGTCCGGCGCATTAGGAGGACTAACCGGCGTGCTGGTCATCGGCTATACGGGCAACTCCTTCATCAGCGTCGGAGACCAGTACATGCTGCCCACGATCATCGCCGTCGTCATCGGCGGAACGTCGCTTGCCGGCGGCACCGGCGGCTATATCGGGACCGTGGCGGGGGCGATCGCGCTCGTCCTGCTGCAGAGCCTCCTGATCACCCTCCACCTGGAATCCTGGGGTCGCCAGCTCATCTTCGGGGGAACCCTGCTTCTGCTGCTGACGCTCTACGGACGCCAGCGGGCGCTCAGGGCCTGA